In Luteitalea sp., a genomic segment contains:
- a CDS encoding DUF2384 domain-containing protein, giving the protein MSAGLSDVCCASIAPHAVTTADLQFLCYAFATMGVAIDTAGHESLAHYRLVGIDAPTLSRVVERVEKGLPFSAVERMQKLLGAPSLRQIGELLRMPDRTLYHRKETRRLSPDESDRLLRLARLVGLTIDLFEGNRVGAIQWLNTPKSQLEGASPLEYMRTGVGAQAVEELIWRAEHSMYA; this is encoded by the coding sequence ATGAGTGCTGGTCTCAGCGACGTCTGCTGCGCCAGTATAGCGCCGCATGCCGTTACCACCGCAGATCTGCAGTTCCTGTGTTACGCTTTTGCTACCATGGGTGTCGCCATCGATACCGCCGGGCATGAGAGCCTCGCGCACTACCGCTTGGTTGGCATCGATGCCCCAACCTTGAGCCGTGTGGTCGAGCGTGTTGAGAAGGGGTTGCCTTTCTCCGCCGTCGAACGGATGCAGAAGCTCCTGGGCGCACCGAGCCTCCGACAAATTGGTGAGCTTCTTCGGATGCCAGATCGCACGCTCTATCACCGCAAGGAGACGAGGCGACTCTCTCCCGACGAGTCCGATCGGCTGTTGCGGCTCGCCCGTCTCGTCGGACTTACCATCGATCTCTTCGAGGGGAATCGAGTGGGCGCGATCCAGTGGCTGAACACACCCAAATCGCAATTGGAGGGTGCATCGCCCTTGGAATACATGAGGACAGGGGTCGGGGCGCAGGCCGTGGAAGAGTTGATCTGGCGAGCTGAGCACTCGATGTATGCGTGA
- a CDS encoding RES domain-containing protein — protein sequence MMVVSWRVVKARYARSAFSGEGARRADGRWHSAGLAVVYTSANQALAMLEVLANFSGAERHMLPACVLISATFPEGLVETVRRQDLPPGWDAPSGSVAARAFGRGWRTEGRSAVLRVPSVLVPDDFNFLLNPHHPRFSQIRIGDPIAFAWDPRFKAQRE from the coding sequence GTGATGGTCGTCTCCTGGAGGGTGGTGAAAGCGCGCTACGCACGAAGCGCATTCAGCGGCGAGGGTGCCCGGCGCGCGGACGGGCGATGGCATAGCGCAGGGTTGGCGGTTGTCTATACCTCGGCGAACCAAGCGCTGGCGATGCTCGAAGTACTCGCCAACTTCTCTGGCGCGGAGCGGCACATGCTCCCGGCCTGCGTGCTGATCTCTGCGACGTTTCCCGAGGGCTTGGTCGAGACGGTTCGTCGGCAGGATCTGCCGCCGGGGTGGGACGCCCCAAGTGGGAGTGTCGCTGCTCGCGCCTTTGGACGCGGGTGGCGAACCGAAGGGCGCTCAGCTGTCCTCCGCGTGCCCAGCGTGCTCGTGCCCGACGATTTCAACTTCCTGCTCAACCCCCATCATCCACGGTTCTCACAGATCCGGATTGGAGACCCGATTGCGTTCGCCTGGGACCCGCGATTCAAGGCGCAACGTGAGTGA